GGCGACGCCGAGGACGGCCCGGACGCGAGCGTCGTGGGCAAGGACGGCGAGGGCGACGGCACCGCCGACCTCCCCCCGGATCACTCGGGCTCGGCGGACCTCTCCGCGCTCCGACGGGGCGACGCCGACACCGCCTACGTCCGGGTGTTCAATCAGGACTACGAGTCCTTCGCCGAGAGCGCGGCCGAGGCCGCCGATCACACCCTCGTGGTGAGCGAGGACTGGACCATCATCCCGCTCGAAAACCTGATCGCGCGGATCGGCGACGAGACCGAGCTCGTCGCGGGCGTCGAAACCGCCGAGGAGGCCCGCACCGCGTTCGAGACGCTCGAAACCGGGGCCGATGGCGTGCTCCTCGATTCGGACGACCCCGACGAGATCCGGCGCACCGTCGAGGTCAGGGAGGAGGCCGAGCGCGAGCAGCTCGACCTCCAGTGGGCGACGATCACCGCGATCGAGCGGGTCGGCTCCGCCGACCGGGTCTGCGTCGACACCGGCTCGCTGATGGAGAGCGACGAGGGGATGCTCGTGGGATCGATGAGTCGCGGGCTCTTCTTCGTTCACGCCGAGACCGCCGAGTCGCCGTACGTCGCCTCCAGACCGTTCAGGGTGAACGCCGGTGCAGTCCACGCCTACGTCCGGACGCCCGGCGGCGGGACGAAGTATCTCGCGGAGGTGGGCAGCGGCGACGAGGTTCAGGTGGTCGACACCGACGGCCGGGCGCGCGAGGCGGTCGTCGGGCGTGCGAAGATCGAGCGCCGGCCGATGTTCCGGATCGAGGCCGAAGTGGGAAATGACGCCGGGTCGGACGACGCCGACGGATCCAAGCCAGTCGACGAGGCCGAGTCGGGCGAGAGTGACGCCACACCCGACGGAGACCGGATCGAAACGTTGCTCCAGAACGCCGAGACCATCAAAGTCGCCACCCGCGACGGGCCGCGGGCGGTGACCGACCTCGAGCCGGGCGACGAGGTCCGGGTCCACTACGAGGAGACCGCCCGCCACTTCGGCGAGGCGGTCGACGAGCGGATCGTCGAGAAGTAGCTATTTCAGCCGGTCGCGAGAGTCCACAGTCGATGGACTCCGTCGCCCTCCGACTGTTCGGTGTCGTCCACCTCGATCGGCCCGGAAAGGTCACGACCGAGCTCCGGGAGTACGCGGGAGACGTCGACGCGCTGTTCATCGAATACCCCGAGGAAGATCCGAGCTGGACCACGTACGGTCGCTGCCTGCTGAAGGCCCCCGTCTTCTTCTTCGGGCTCGTCCTCAACAGCCTCCTGCAGATGCCGCTGTTCGTGCTCCTCAACCGGGGGATGAGCCCGCTGCTCAGCACCGAAATGAGCGCCGCACGTCGCCTGAGCGACGAACGCGACGTGGCGCTCTACCGTGTCGACGACCATCCGCTGTTCACCGCGGCCGACAGTCCGTGGACGTGGATCGTCGCGAACTGGGGGGTCGCCGCCGGGCTCGGTGTGCTCCGGCCGCGATCGGTGCTGACGACGGCCGCGTTGCTGCTCGCGGCGTGGCTGGTGGTCAGCCTCCCGGCTCGTTACGCTCCTTCCCTCGGCTCGCTCTTCGGTGCGGTGGTGCCGTGGTTCGCGGTCGGTGTTGGGTTCCGGTACGGGTTCCTCTCGCTCCCCGTCGTCGCCGCGTTCTTCCTCGCGTTCGTGGCGGTCGTCAAGCGAACGCTTTCCGAACGGAACCGACACATGCTGCGGCGAATCGAGGCGATCTCGTCCGAAAACGGCCACGAGCGAGTCTGTCTGATCACCGGCAAAGCCCACCTCAGTGGTCTCGTTCGCCTGGCAAGCGATACCGGGATCTCGATCACTCGATCCAGGGCGAGCAAGTGGCTCCGGCGCTCGGACGACGAACGCGCCGATCCCGAACCGTCGGCGGACGACGGCAGCGTGTTCGCCAACCCCGACCCGCGCGAACCGCTCGACCCTCGAACGCTTCCCGTCCGGACCGGTGCAGCGCTGATCGATCTCGTCGTCGTCGGCGTGCTCGCCCTGCCGATGGCGATCGTGGGCGGTGCCATCTCGGAAGTCCTCCTCGGGTCGATACCAGTGGGGTTGCTGGTCGGCGCGCTCTCGACCCCGGTGGTGTACGGGTTCGTCCTCGAGGCGGCGTTCGGCCGGACGATCGGCAAACGACTCCGCGGCCTGGTCGTCGTGGCCACCGACGGGTCGCGGTGCTCGGCGCGAAGCGCCGCGGTGCGCAACCTCCTCCGGATCGTCGATTTCCCGCCGTTCTACCTCGTCGGGTTCGTCGTCGCGGCGCTCACCCGACGCCAGCAACGACTCGGGGACCTGGCCGCCGGCACCGTCGTCACGAGGACCGACTCGTGACGGAGGGGGTCCGCGTTGAGCACCCTCCGTCACGTGATTTCTGTCCGGCGTCCGGAACAACGTTAAGACGGTGCGACCGAAAGAACGAGCCGTGGGACCAATGAACGAACGCATCGTCTTCGCGCGCGAACCCGCCGAGTTCCTCGAAGGAAAAGACTGCGACGTCGTTGAAACCTACGACTTCGGCGACGTCGGGAGCGCGGCGCTCGTCGAGTGCGAGACCGAACACGAGTCGGCCATCGCCGACGACGACCGCGTGCTCGCGATCGAGGCGAACTACGCGGTCGAGCCCCACATCGAGCCTGCACACGTGAGCGAGGAGCACGACAGGGTGGCCACGATCGAAGACGTTCGGCGACTCCACGACGTCCCCACAGACGACGCCACCGGCGACGACCTCACCGTGGTGGCGATGGATTCGGGTGTCGACCCCGACCATCCGGCCTTCGAGGGGAAGAGCATCGAGCAGGTCGACGTCACGGGGTCGGGCACGGGCGATGCGGTCGGTCACGGAACGGCCGTGCTGGGCCAGATCACGCGACTCGCGCCCGATGCGGACCTGATCGCGCTCCGGATCTTCGGCGCGGAGGGCCGGACGAAAAACAACGTCATCATGCGCGCCTACGAGTGGCTCCACGACAACACCGACGCCTACGACGTCGTGAACATGTCGTGGGGCTCGCAGGAGACCTCGCGCGCGATCAACCGCACCCACGACTCGCTCGTCGAGAAGGGCGTGCGGGACGTCGTCTCTGCGGGGAACTCCGGCGAGAAGTCGGGCAGCCCCGCGACCGCCGAGCGCGCGTTCTCGATCGCGGCCTGCACCGAAGAGGGGACGATCGCGGAGTTCTCCTCGTACAACCCCGAGCGCGACAACCCCGACGTGGCCGCCATCGGCAAGGACAACCGGCTCGCTCAGGCGTCGGGGACGACGATGGGGACCGATCTCGACGGGCCGTGGGTGAAGTCGTCGGGGACCTCCTTTTCGGCACCCGAGGTGGCTGGCATGGTGGCGAAGTATCTCGACGCTGGGGGATCGACGCCGCCGGAGACGATCATGCGCGAGTTCGAGGCGGCGGCGCGGGACATCCCGGACCAGCCGCGCGACGGAGCCGGTCTCGCCGACTACGCGGCCGCCGTGGGGAGCGATTCCGAGGAGGAGTGCTGACTGTGGACGCCACGGACGGAAACGGTGGGCCACACCCTGGGGCTCACCCGTCGAGCTCCCGGACCAGGACGAGCGCGTCCTCGCCGTCGGCGTAGTAGCCCGACGAGGTGCTTCGGTGGACGAACCCGAACCGGCGATACAGCGCGATCGCGGGTTCGTTGCTCTCGCGGACTTCGAGCCTGACCGAGCTCGCCCTTCGGTCGCGCACCACGTCGATCGCACGTCCGAGCAGGGTCGCGCCGACGCCCCGACCTCGGAACGCGGGGGCGACCGCGATGTCCTTGACGTGGCCGACCTGTCGGCCGCCGTTCGGCGTCACGTCGGCGAGCACATACCCAACTACCTCGTCGGTGTCGGCGACCAGAAAGCCGGGTTCGCCGAGGAACCGCTCGAACGCGCGGTACGGCCACGGCTGGGCGAAGGAGGCCTTCTCGATCCGGAACACGGCGAGGAGGTCGGCCCGGGCGGCCTCGCGGGTCCGCACGGGTCGGTCGGCCGTGGCCGTCGTGGTCACGCCACCGTGTACGACGCGCACCCATTTATACTGCCGGAGCGCCGTTCCGGGTGGCTGTCGGATACCGGTGGCGGCAGGTTACGGAAGCCGGACAGGCGACGACCGATCCGACGGTCGTCGCTCGCCGGCGGTCGATCGGGAGCGACCGGCCGACGCAGCGGTGCTCGACTGGGACGGGTGTGGCTGCGTCGTAAGAGATATACCGCCGACGGCCGCGGTAGCGGGCATGGGTCTGATGGACAGCCTTCTCGGGAGTCGTGAGCCGCGGCGCGGGGGCGGCGGCGAGTACGTCGAACTCGATGCCGAGGACGTCGAGGGCTCGGTCGGCGAGACGGCGACCACGGTACACATCGCCAGCATCGACAGCCAGCGCGACGTCATCGACATCAAGAACGCGATCTACGACGGCGACGTCGTGGTCGCCGACATCACCCGCGCCACCACCACCGACGAGACGATGGAGCGCATCGTCGGCGACCTCCAGGAGATCACGAGCGAGGTCGGCGGCGACATCGTCCAGAAGGCCGACGACCAGCTCATCATCACGCCCGGGTCGGTCGCCATCAGCCGCACGAAACTCGGTCACTGACGCCACCCCTCCTTCTTCGCCGGTCGGCGATCGCCGATCAGACGTTGTCGGGTGTATCGGCGTCGTCTTCGACGGTCCGTTTCATCGATTCCCGCCGGCTCTTGGCGTCGCGGCCGGTGGCTTCGAGCAGGAACTCGTTTTTCGCGTCGACCGCGTCGGCGGCCGCGTCGGCGTTGCCCCCGGCGATGACCTCCTCGGCCGGGCGCTCCTCGAAGTCCACAGCCAAGGTGTCCTTCTTGCTGCCGTAGGAAACCCTCCCCGCGACGATCCGCTCGAACACCGGGTTCTCGGGCTCTTCGACCACGTGGAGGTCGCTGCCGTTGTGCTCGGTTGTCGCCGTAATCTCCCCGAAGAACTCCTCGACGGTGCGTTCCATCTCGGGGATCCGGTCGTCGAGATGCTCGCCGCGTCGCATCTTGTACTCGCGCATGAACGGCCCGTTTGCGAGGGGCGGGGTTATCCCTTTCGCGTCTCGCGTCCGAGATAGCCCGCCCGGCACTCGGGGCAGATGTCGCCCGCCCGGAGCGGCGAGTCGGCGACCGCGGCGGTGAACCCACACGCCGAGCACGCGAACGTCTCGCCCGATCGCCCCTCCCCGGCCGCACCGTTCGTCCCCTCGACATCGGCCATCGGTTCGTCGGTCGTCGCCGCCCACCCGTCCGACAGCGGTTTCGGCTCCGACGCCGCGCTCGTGGCGTGCGACCCGCCGTCGATGGGGGTGAGCGACCCCGTCGACGTCCCGCCGGATCGAGTCGCGTTCGTGGTCTCGTGGTCGGGGTCGGCGGGCCACTCGCCCGGCGCACGGCCGCGCGCGCCGTCGGCGTCCTCGTCGACGGTCGCGACTTCCCCCTCGTCCCGCGCGGCGTCGGGGCGGCCGCGTGGTTCGTCGTCCACCTGGTCGTGTTCGGTCTCCGCAGTCCCCGTGGCGGTCTCGGTGGCGGACGCGGCGTCGTCGAGCGAGTCGACGTTCATCGGATCGCCGCTTTCCTCGGCGTCGCGTTCGCTCGCGTCGTCGAGCGCGCCGCCCTCGATCGTGATCGTGCCGGTGCCGTCGGTCGCCACGTTCTCTTCGGCGGTCGCCGCGACCACCCGGCCATCCCCGTCGCGGACCACGCCCGCCTCGGGTTCGAGCGCCGTGACCTCGGTGTTTTCGGTTACCGTGCGCTCGTGGCCGCAGCGACGGCACGTCCGAACCTGCCGCGCCGTCCGGACGACCTCCTCCCCTCGTTCGTCGCGCTCGCGCTCGACGCCGGCGTCGCCGTAGTCGTGCCCGAGCACCGAACAGCGAATCCCCATTGACACGCCATTGTGACCCTGTTCGGCATAAAGACTCCCCTTCGGGGGGCGTCGGGAGCGGGCGACGGTCGGCCGAGCGGGACGGTGTGAGCGGGGCGGCGCGAGGAGGACGGTTTCACCCCATCGAGGGGACAAGAGTAAGGTGAGCCCGGTCGAACGCCCACTCCATGAGGGCAAAGCGGGAGTTCCGGGACCGCGCCGACACGGAGGTGGCCGTCCTCGACGCGCTGGTCGACCGTCAGGACGGCATGACCGTGTTCGAACTCCGCTCGCACGTCGCGGTCGGCATCGACGACCTGGAGGACGCACTCGCCGCGCTCAAGGCCGACGGCCTGATCGAAGCCGACGACGACGGCGAGCGCACGCTGATCAAACCCGACGAGCGGGTGGTGCCCGAACCAGGCGCGCAGGACACCGAGGAGTCCTTTTTCGACCAGGTCCGCGACCGGCTCGGTCTATAGTACGACTTATCCCCACGTGGGGCGCAGAACCCGGCAATGACGCTCGTCGAAGCCGTCCACGAATCCCACGGCGCGACGTTCGAAGAGCGCGGCGGCGTCCGGGTCGCCGCCGAGTACGGCCGGCCCGATCGGGCGGCCCGCGCCGTCCGGAACGTGGTCGGCACGATCGAGATGGGCTACGGCGTGCTCACCGTCACCGGCGACGACCGGGTCGAGTTCGTGGACAACGCCGTCTCGAACCGTGTTCCTCACGAGGACGGCGCGGGCTGTTATGCACTCCTGTGTGATCCCCAGGGACGGATCGAGACCGATCTCTACGTCTACAACGCCGGCGAGCGCCTTCTCCTCTTCACCCCGCCCGAGCGCGCCGCCCCCGTCGCCGACGACTGGAGCGAGAAGACGTTCATCCAGGACGTCGAAATCGAGGTCGCCACCGAGGCGTTCGGCGTGTTCGGCGTCCACGGCGCAAAGGCGACCGAGAAGATCGCGAGCGTGCTGAACGGTGCGAGCACGCCCGAAGCACACCTCGGGTTCGTGCGCGGGACGATGGGCGACGACGGCG
This portion of the Halococcus agarilyticus genome encodes:
- the rimI gene encoding ribosomal protein S18-alanine N-acetyltransferase, translating into MTTTATADRPVRTREAARADLLAVFRIEKASFAQPWPYRAFERFLGEPGFLVADTDEVVGYVLADVTPNGGRQVGHVKDIAVAPAFRGRGVGATLLGRAIDVVRDRRASSVRLEVRESNEPAIALYRRFGFVHRSTSSGYYADGEDALVLVRELDG
- a CDS encoding DUF6432 family protein, encoding MRAKREFRDRADTEVAVLDALVDRQDGMTVFELRSHVAVGIDDLEDALAALKADGLIEADDDGERTLIKPDERVVPEPGAQDTEESFFDQVRDRLGL
- a CDS encoding DUF5611 family protein, yielding MREYKMRRGEHLDDRIPEMERTVEEFFGEITATTEHNGSDLHVVEEPENPVFERIVAGRVSYGSKKDTLAVDFEERPAEEVIAGGNADAAADAVDAKNEFLLEATGRDAKSRRESMKRTVEDDADTPDNV
- a CDS encoding cell division protein SepF, whose amino-acid sequence is MGLMDSLLGSREPRRGGGGEYVELDAEDVEGSVGETATTVHIASIDSQRDVIDIKNAIYDGDVVVADITRATTTDETMERIVGDLQEITSEVGGDIVQKADDQLIITPGSVAISRTKLGH
- a CDS encoding RDD family protein, coding for MDSVALRLFGVVHLDRPGKVTTELREYAGDVDALFIEYPEEDPSWTTYGRCLLKAPVFFFGLVLNSLLQMPLFVLLNRGMSPLLSTEMSAARRLSDERDVALYRVDDHPLFTAADSPWTWIVANWGVAAGLGVLRPRSVLTTAALLLAAWLVVSLPARYAPSLGSLFGAVVPWFAVGVGFRYGFLSLPVVAAFFLAFVAVVKRTLSERNRHMLRRIEAISSENGHERVCLITGKAHLSGLVRLASDTGISITRSRASKWLRRSDDERADPEPSADDGSVFANPDPREPLDPRTLPVRTGAALIDLVVVGVLALPMAIVGGAISEVLLGSIPVGLLVGALSTPVVYGFVLEAAFGRTIGKRLRGLVVVATDGSRCSARSAAVRNLLRIVDFPPFYLVGFVVAALTRRQQRLGDLAAGTVVTRTDS
- a CDS encoding DUF7093 family protein; amino-acid sequence: MGIRCSVLGHDYGDAGVERERDERGEEVVRTARQVRTCRRCGHERTVTENTEVTALEPEAGVVRDGDGRVVAATAEENVATDGTGTITIEGGALDDASERDAEESGDPMNVDSLDDAASATETATGTAETEHDQVDDEPRGRPDAARDEGEVATVDEDADGARGRAPGEWPADPDHETTNATRSGGTSTGSLTPIDGGSHATSAASEPKPLSDGWAATTDEPMADVEGTNGAAGEGRSGETFACSACGFTAAVADSPLRAGDICPECRAGYLGRETRKG
- a CDS encoding S8 family peptidase, with the translated sequence MNERIVFAREPAEFLEGKDCDVVETYDFGDVGSAALVECETEHESAIADDDRVLAIEANYAVEPHIEPAHVSEEHDRVATIEDVRRLHDVPTDDATGDDLTVVAMDSGVDPDHPAFEGKSIEQVDVTGSGTGDAVGHGTAVLGQITRLAPDADLIALRIFGAEGRTKNNVIMRAYEWLHDNTDAYDVVNMSWGSQETSRAINRTHDSLVEKGVRDVVSAGNSGEKSGSPATAERAFSIAACTEEGTIAEFSSYNPERDNPDVAAIGKDNRLAQASGTTMGTDLDGPWVKSSGTSFSAPEVAGMVAKYLDAGGSTPPETIMREFEAAARDIPDQPRDGAGLADYAAAVGSDSEEEC
- a CDS encoding 3-dehydroquinate synthase II; amino-acid sequence: MTRSVWLKADDAVGDWEQRKKRITAGLEAGVDWVLVDEDDVSRVRDLGRVSVAAFETAGPDVIGDAEDGPDASVVGKDGEGDGTADLPPDHSGSADLSALRRGDADTAYVRVFNQDYESFAESAAEAADHTLVVSEDWTIIPLENLIARIGDETELVAGVETAEEARTAFETLETGADGVLLDSDDPDEIRRTVEVREEAEREQLDLQWATITAIERVGSADRVCVDTGSLMESDEGMLVGSMSRGLFFVHAETAESPYVASRPFRVNAGAVHAYVRTPGGGTKYLAEVGSGDEVQVVDTDGRAREAVVGRAKIERRPMFRIEAEVGNDAGSDDADGSKPVDEAESGESDATPDGDRIETLLQNAETIKVATRDGPRAVTDLEPGDEVRVHYEETARHFGEAVDERIVEK